One genomic window of Cannabis sativa cultivar Pink pepper isolate KNU-18-1 chromosome 2, ASM2916894v1, whole genome shotgun sequence includes the following:
- the LOC115721240 gene encoding uncharacterized protein At5g43822 isoform X2, translating to MNMDMMIKTLQKRFKKVRDEMERWEELQSRLVSQFSNAASIIGRLEVLKDIKNYGNLSCIDGIQEAVLNKQMDSLQNLFLLMKDTLEELHGITLSLGKIHRDARQLIEGGSNQLGSKQLHLQIGVKPTLAYCLDGLKQLHEMHQSEYNLKTSLFSGLSVLTLKPNPNDLSTLQQLLIDQPNIPKEEVETLFQNIFAEDD from the exons GGATGAAATGGAACGGTGGGAAGAACTTCAATCTCGTTTAGTTTCTCAATTCAGCAATGCAGCCTCCATCATCGGCCGATTGGAA GTGCTCAAGGATATCAAGAATTATGGTAATTTGAGTTGTATCGATGGCATTCAAGAAGCTGTGTTGAATAAGCAAATGGATTCATTACAgaatctttttcttttgatgaAAGACACACT GGAAGAGCTTCATGGCATTACTTTGTCTCTCGGGAAAATTCATCGCGATGCTAGGCAATTGATTGAAGGAGGGTCTAATCAGCTTGGTTCGAAACAGTTGCATCTACAGATTGGTGTAAAACCTACTCTTGCTTATTGCTTAGACGGGCTTAAACAACTTCACGAAATGCATCAATCCGA GTACAATCTTAAAACATCCTTGTTCTCAGGACTTTCAGTACTTACCTTGAAACCCAA TCCAAACGATCTAAGTACACTGCAGCAACTCTTGATCGATCAACCGAACATACCGAAAGAGGAAG TTGAAACCctctttcaaaatatatttgcaGAAGATGATTAG
- the LOC133034003 gene encoding uncharacterized protein LOC133034003, translating to MHSGHLELQDKTVHSLFRLDDSPKVSNFAWPAVSGTLPTCLQLLKRHVVISPICPICQEAEESTFHALVGCCFARACWNRSLVSICSWSADSFGSWFQALSARISSQALEEAAMVTWSIWKARNEVVWQQKSPTAASVVLSARSFLDQFRFAQSRTTSSLSNSSIGLSSRVHWITPISDQIKVNVDSALFNDVSRFGMGCLACNHVGQVLEAFTSSREGIVGPEIAEIIGIKEAVNWIQRHNLQNVLLETDSLVCV from the exons ATGCATTCGGGTCACCTTGAGTTACAAGACAAAACAGTTCACAGTCTCTTTCGTTTGGATG ATTCCCCAAAGGTTAGTAATTTTGCTTGGCCAGCAGTTTCGGGTACCCTCCCAACCTGTTTGCAACTTCTCAAGCGTCATGTGGTTATTAGTCCCATTTGTCCGATATGTCAGGAGGCTGAGGAATCTACTTTTCATGCTCTAGTGGGTTGTTGTTTTGCTCGAGCCTGTTGGAATAGATCTTTGGTTAGTATTTGTAGTTGGTCAGCGGATAGTTTTGGCTCTTGGTTTCAAGCTCTTTCGGCAAGGATCAGCTCTCAAGCATTGGAGGAAGCGGCAATGGTTACATGGAGTATCTGGAAGGCCCGTAATGAGGTTGTTTGGCAACAAAAATCTCCTACTGCTGCATCAGTGGTTTTGTCGGCAAGATCATTCCTTGATCAATTTCGTTTTGCACAGTCACGGACGACGAGTTCGTTGTCTAACAGTTCGATAGGACTGTCTTCACGTGTGCATTGGATTACACCAATTTCTGATCAGATCAAGGTCAATGTTGATAGTGCTCTATTTAATGATGTTAGCCGTTTTGGGATGGGTTGCTTAGCCTGTAACCATGTTGGTCAAGTTCTCGAGGCCTTCACTAGTAGCAGGGAGGGAATTGTTGGGCCAGAGATTGCCGAAATCATCGGGATCAAAGAGGCCGTAAACTGGATCCAACGTCATAATTTGCAAAATGTTTTGCTAGAAACTGATAGTCTTGTCTGTGTTTAG